One genomic window of Ziziphus jujuba cultivar Dongzao chromosome 4, ASM3175591v1 includes the following:
- the LOC107417402 gene encoding uncharacterized protein LOC107417402, whose protein sequence is MSVEVLDAATILNFVQDKEAFHVLVCDRFAHLDTNHDGLLSYAEMLKELQCLRVFETHFGIDVKPEPSELARVYESLFDQFDHDSNGTVDLEEFEAETERMLVAVATGLGFLPVQMVLEEDSFLKKAVDREFMTKVAA, encoded by the coding sequence atgagtgtGGAAGTGTTAGATGCTGCCACCATCCTCAACTTTGTGCAAGACAAAGAAGCATTCCATGTTTTAGTATGCGACCGTTTTGCTCACCTTGACACCAACCATGATGGCCTCCTTTCATATGCCGAGATGTTGAAAGAGCTGCAGTGTTTGAGAGTGTTCGAGACGCATTTTGGAATCGATGTTAAACCCGAGCCAAGCGAACTGGCTCGAGTTTATGAATCGCTGTTTGATCAGTTTGATCATGACTCAAATGGGACGGTTGATCTGGAGGAGTTCGAGGCTGAAACAGAGAGAATGTTGGTTGCTGTGGCCACCGGGTTGGGATTCTTGCCCGTTCAAATGGTGTTGGAAGAGGACAGCTTCCTTAAGAAAGCAGTTGATCGAGAATTCATGACTAAAGTGGCTGCTTGA
- the LOC107417396 gene encoding uncharacterized protein LOC107417396 — MSVEVLDGATILNFVQDKEAFHVLVCDLFGHLDTNHDGLLSYAEMLKELQCLRVFETHFGIDVKPEPSELARVYESLFDQFDHDSNGTVDLEEFEAETERMLVAVANGLGFLPVQMVLEEDSFLKKAVDRELMTKVAA, encoded by the coding sequence atgagtgtGGAAGTGTTAGATGGTGCCACCATTCTCAACTTTGTACAAGACAAAGAAGCATTCCATGTTTTGGTATGCGACCTTTTTGGTCACCTTGACACCAACCATGATGGCCTCCTTTCATATGCCGAGATGCTGAAGGAGCTGCAGTGTTTGAGGGTGTTTGAGACACATTTTGGAATTGATGTTAAACCCGAGCCAAGCGAGCTGGCTCGGGTTTATGAATCTCTGTTTGATCAATTTGATCATGACTCAAATGGGACGGTTGATCTGGAGGAGTTCGAGGCTGAAACTGAGAGAATGTTGGTTGCTGTGGCTAACGGGTTGGGATTCTTGCCGGTTCAAATGGTGTTGGAAGAGGACAGCTTCCTTAAGAAAGCAGTTGATCGAGAATTGATGACTAAAGTGGCAGCTTGA
- the LOC107417395 gene encoding uncharacterized protein LOC107417395: protein MSVEVLDGATILNFVQDKEAFHVLVCDRFAHLDTNHDGLLSYAEMLKELQCLRVFETHFGIDVKPEPSELARVYESLFDQFDHDSNGTVDLEEFEAETERMLVAVATGLGFLPVQMVLEEDSFLKKAVDREFMTKVAA, encoded by the coding sequence atgagtgTGGAAGTGTTAGATGGTGCCACCATCCTCAACTTTGTACAAGATAAAGAAGCATTTCATGTTTTGGTATGCGACCGTTTTGCTCACCTTGACACCAACCATGATGGCCTTCTTTCATACGCTGAGATGTTGAAGGAGCTGCAATGTTTAAGGGTGTTTGAGACGCATTTTGGAATCGATGTTAAACCCGAGCCAAGCGAGCTGGCTCGGGTTTATGAATCTCTGTTTGATCAGTTTGATCATGACTCAAATGGGACAGTTGATCTGGAGGAGTTCGAGGCTGAAACCGAGAGAATGTTGGTTGCTGTGGCTACCGGGTTGGGATTCTTGCCCGTTCAAATGGTGTTGGAAGAGGACAGTTTCCTTAAGAAAGCAGTTGATCGGGAATTCATGACTAAAGTGGCTGCTTGA
- the LOC107417397 gene encoding uncharacterized protein LOC107417397, with amino-acid sequence MSVEVLDGATILNFVQDKEAFHVLVCDRFAHLDTNHDGLLSYAEMLKELQCLRVFETHFGIDVKPEPSELARVYESLFDQFDHDSNGIVDLEEFEAETERMLVAVATGLGFLPVQMVLEEDSFLKKAVDREFTKMAA; translated from the coding sequence atgagtgTGGAAGTGTTAGATGGTGCTACCATCCTCAACTTTGTGCAAGACAAAGAAGCATTCCATGTTTTGGTATGCGACCGTTTTGCTCACCTTGACACCAACCATGATGGCCTTCTTTCATACGCTGAGATGTTGAAGGAGCTGCAATGTTTAAGGGTGTTTGAGACGCATTTTGGAATCGATGTTAAACCCGAGCCAAGCGAGCTGGCTCGGGTTTATGAATCGTTGTTTGATCAGTTTGATCATGACTCAAATGGGATAGTTGATCTGGAGGAGTTCGAGGCTGAAACCGAGAGAATGTTGGTTGCTGTGGCTACCGGGTTGGGATTCTTGCCGGTTCAAATGGTGTTGGAAGAGGACAGCTTCCTTAAGAAAGCAGTTGATCGAGAGTTCACTAAAATGGCTGCTTGA